In Oncorhynchus tshawytscha isolate Ot180627B linkage group LG23, Otsh_v2.0, whole genome shotgun sequence, the following proteins share a genomic window:
- the LOC112241572 gene encoding DNA repair protein XRCC1 codes for MPEIKLKHVVSCSTEDNTHKADNLLSSDTYRKWKAARPGEKQTSVIIQFEKEEQVYSIDIGNEGSAFIEVLVGHSTSVKDQDYEVLLVTSSFMSPMESRNGTNINRVRFFGPNQLVKAHAQEKWDRVKIVCSQPYNKNIAYGVAFVKFHSPPDKSDPPTTTTPKLTKLGQFRVKDESPSACPSLQPGSLFFNRESTSKASPALKVSPQTEKLSYAAAALQSGSGSGHSSAPPSSNSPPPQAAVKRKFEFTKERQTALAPPPSKKPSPMGSPERGTTTPKPKAKPSTASTPSPIAAKVSPAQKTPDTKKKESLSKPQAKPRDKPSKAQSSSSEATVPLNKIMEGVVFVLSGFQNPFRGDLRDKALAMGAKYRSDWTPDATHLICAFSNTPKYSQVKSAGGVIVRKEWVLDCHKRKQKISFKRYLMHGAASSSEGSDVEEDEESEEEKERRTPQKRREEERQPTPRKTPIKKEEEDLYGGSTDADEPEDESGMDTEDELKRVESASRQKEGEKERKGVKEEDPFGGSTDENTDAEAEEDKPIPELPDFLTGKRFFLYGKFPNNDRRLLLRYIIAFNGEVEDYMSEKVQFVVTGEGWHDSFEDALMENGNLSFVKPTWIFAINDRQKMLPYQPYTVVP; via the exons ATGCCGGAGATAAAACTCAAGCATGTAGTGTCTTGCAGCACCGAAGACAAT ACTCACAAGGCTGACAACCTGCTGAGCTCAGACACATACAGAAAATGGAAAGCAGCAAGGCCAGGGGAGAAACAAACCTCAGTCATTATACAG TTTGAGAAAGAAGAGCAGGTGTACAGCATAGACATAGGAAATGAAGGGTCTGCTTTTATCGAGGTGCTGGTGGGACACTCAACCTCTGTCAAAGACCAGGACTATGAG GTTTTGCTGGTCACGTCCTCCTTCATGTCCCCCATGGAGAGCCGTAACGGCACCAACATCAACCGCGTGCGCTTCTTTGGCCCTAACCAGCTGGTGAAGGCTCACGCCCAGGAGAAATGGGACCGCGTGAAGATTGTGTGTAGCCAGCCGTACAACAAG AACATAGCATACGGAGTGGCCTTCGTGAAGTTCCATTCACCACCAGACAAAAGTGATCCACCAACCACAACAACACCG AAGTTGACCAAGCTGGGCCAGTTCCGGGTGAAGGATGAGTCCCCCTCGGCTTGCCCCAGTCTACAGCCAGGCAGCCTCTTCTTCAACAGAGAGAGCACCTCCAAAGCCAGCCCAGCGCTCAAGG TTTCGCCACAGACTGAGAAGCTCAGCTATGCAGCTGCCGCCCTGCAGTCTGGATCAGGGTCTGGCCACTCCTCAGCCCCACCGTCCTCCAACTCTCCCCCACCACAG GCAGCAGTGAAGAGGAAGTTTGAGTTCACTAAAGAGCGCCAGACTGCCCTCGCTCCGCCCCCCTCAAAGAAACCCAGCCCTATGGGCTCTCCTGAACGGGGCACTACCACCCCCAAACCCAAGGCCAAACCCAGCACAGCCAGTACTCCCAGCcccatcgctgccaaag TCTCCCCTGCCCAGAAAACCCCAGACACCAAGAAGAAGGAGAGCCTGTCCAAACCACAAGCCAAGCCCAGAGACAAACCCTCCAAAGCCCAGTCCAGCTCCTCCGAGGCCACCGTTCCCCTCAACAAGATCATGGAGGGGGTGGTGTTTGTGCTGAGTGGCTTCCAGAACCCCTTTCGGGGGGACCTGAGGGACAAGGCCCTGGCCATGGGGGCCAAGTACCGCTCTGACTGGACCCCTGACGCCACACACCTCAT CTGTGCCTTCTCCAACACCCCCAAGTACAGCCAGGTGAAGTCAGCAGGGGGCGTCATCGTCCGGAAGGAGTGGGTGCTGGACTGTCACAAGAGGAAGCAGAAGATCTCCTTCAAACG GTACCTGATGCACGGAGCAGCGTCCAGCTCGGAGGGGAGCGAcgtagaggaggatgaagagagtgaggaggaaaaagagagaagg ACTCCacaaaagaggagagaagaagaaaggcaACCCACTCCCAGAAAGACCCCCAtcaagaaagaggaggaagatctGTATGGTGGCTCCACAGACGCAGATGAACCAG AAGATGAGTCTGGCATGGACACGGAGGATGAGCTAAAGAG GGTGGAGAGCGCGAGTCggcagaaggaaggagagaaggagagaaaaggagtgaAGGAGGAGGACCCTTTTGGGGGGTCGACTGACGAGAACACTGACGCTGAGGCCGAGGAGGACAAGCCCATCCCTGAGTTaccag ATTTCCTAACTGGAAAGCGATTCTTCCTCTATGGCAAATTCCCCAACAATGACAGGCGCCTACTCCTGCGGTACATCATCGCCTTCAACGG ggAGGTGGAGGACTACATGAGTGAAAAGGTCCAGTTTGTCGTCACCGGCGAGGGATGGCACGACTCCTTTGAAGAC GCACTGATGGAGAATGGTAATTTAAGCTTTGTCAAACCCACATGGATTTTTGCCATCAACGATCGACAGAAGATGCTGCCATATCAGCCCTACACTGTTGTCCCTTGA